A segment of the Microbacterium luteolum genome:
AGAGGCCGCGTGTGGCCCTCTGAGCGTTTCAGACCCCTCGCATGGTGCCCTACCCGTAGGTATCGCGCGGGCCCCGTCCTGGAACGGCTCTGGGACCCCATTTCCACGAGGGAACGTCCGGCCCGATGAAGCGGAGGTTCTCGACACCGGCATCCGGATAGCGTCGACCGATCTCGGTGAGGATGGTCGCGCGCATGAACTGGAGGTTCTTCGCCCACGCCGTCGAATCGCACTTGACGGTCAGCAGACCGCGCTCCAGGGAGACCGGTTCGGAGTGCTTCGCGGTGTCGGCGCCGGCGAGGTCGGCCCACTGCCGCACCAGGTCCTCGCGGGCCAGGGTCGTCTGCCAGCCGGAGTCCCGGCTCAGCCGGTCGAGCACGGCGCCGAGGGATCCCGGGTCGCGACCCGGGGTGAAGGGCGCGTTGTCGTCGTCGACGATCCGGCGCTTGCGCTTCCATGAGGTGGAGCTCGGCTTCAGGCCTCGCAGTCGAAGGTACGTGGCGACCGTCTCCGGCACATCGGCGGCTGCCGGCGTGGACGCGGCGTCAGTCATCTTCGCCCGCCTCCTCTGCGCTGGGTCCCTCAGCCTGTCGAAGGGATCGCTCATCGCTGATCGTTCCGGCGCTGATCCGCACCACGTGGGCGTGCAGCACCTCGGGGATATCCTCCTCCACCGCCGCCGTGACCACCACCTGCTCGTACGCCGCGGTCAGGGAAGCGAGGCGCTGACGGCGGTCGGCATCGAGCTCGGCGAACACGTCGTCGAGGATGAGCACCGGGTCGCCGGCCGGGGATTCGCTCCTCAGCAGCTCGGCCGAGGCGAGGCGCAGCGCGAGCGCGACGGACCACGATTCACCGTGCGAGGCATAGCCCTTCACGGGAAGATCGCGCACCCGCAGCACCAGGTCGTCGCGGTGCGGCCCGGTGAGGGTGAGCCCTCGATCGAGCTCGTTGGAACGCTTCGCCGCGAGAGAGGCACGGAACATGTCGGCGATCAGGCGCGTCTCGCCGACCTTGTCGTACGGCGCGGTGTCATCGGCGTCCGTCGGGTCGGCGCCGTCTTCTTCGGGGTCGCCGCCGCGCACCGACAGTGCCCACTCGAGCTGCGGACGGTGATCCTCGCCGGCGATGGCCGCGTAGGCATCGGCCACCGGCTGCTGCAGATCCGCGGCGAGACGCTGACGGGCGGTGATGATCTCTGAGCCGAGAGCGACGAGCTTGTCGTCCCACACATCGAGAGTGCTGAGACCCTCCCCGCGGATGCCGCGCGCACGCGCCGACTTCAACAGGGCGTTGCGCTGCTTGAGCACGCGGTCGTAGTCCGCCAGGACCGACGCCATCCGCGGAGTGCGCTGGATGAGGAGCTGATCGGCGAAACGTCGACGTGCCGACGGATCCCCGCGCACGATCTGCAGGTCTTCGGGAGCGAACAGGACCACATGCGCATACCGCGGAAGCTCGTTCGCCTTCGAGGGAGAGCCGTTGATGCGCGCCTTGTTCGACCCCTGCCGATTCAGCTGCACCTCGACGAGGACCTTGCGCTCACCATGGGACAGACGAGCCCGGATGATCGCGTACTCCTGACCGTCACGCACCATCGGCGCATCCGACGACACCCGATGCGAACCCAGCGTCGCGAGGAAGACCACGGCCTCCGCCAGATTCGTCTTCCCCTGGCCGTTCCGGCCCACGAGAACGTTCGGGCCGCTGTGAAGGGCGAGTTCAGCGGTCGCGTAATTGCGGAAATCGACCAGACTCAGGTGCTCCACAATCACGGGATCAGCCTATCTTCGGGGTCGGACAGTCTCTTGTTCTTGGGTCTTGTGGGTCGGGAGTCGGGTCGTTCCCTTCGTTCGCAGAGCGGGTTCCCTCCCGCTTCGCGGGCCCCTCCCGATGCTCACTCCCGGGAACGACCCGACTCCCTTGCGTTGTACGCATCGACGAACGGGTGGGTACGGGGGTGGCAGCGGCTCGCTTCGCTCTCCGACTGCGTGCGAATTCCGCGTAGCCCGGTCGTTGATCGAGCGAGCGGAGCGAGACGAAACGTGGAGCGGAACTGCATCCTCGCGCGACCTGGGTCCCGAGCCTCGCTGGGTCCCTGAGCTTGTCGAAGGGGCCGGAACGGTTGGCGGAGTAGGTCAGCGAAGGAGGAGGTTGGGCTGCAGCAGGTACTTGAACGAGTCGAGACCGGCCTGATCCACCGACGTCTGGCTCGTGATGAGAACCGGGCTGAGCTTGTTGGCGTTGTCGCTCGACGTGAAGGTCACGCGGACGAACTCGCTCTTCACCGCACCGAGTGCCTCGATCAGGTACTGCGGGTTCAGGCCGAGGGTGACCTCGTCGCCGCCCGAGAGGATCGCGTCGACCGACTCGGATGCCCGAGCGTGCTCGCTGCCCGACGCATCCATCGTGACGCTGTCGCTCGAGAACGTGAACCGCAGCGGGGCAGCGCGGTCGAGCACCAGCGACACACGGCGGACGGCCTCGACGAGGTCGGCGGTGTTGACGACGGCGTAGTGGTCGGTCTGCTCGGGGAAGAGACGGCGGACCGGCGGGAAGTTGCCCTTGATCAGCAGCGACGTCACGGTCTTGTTGCCCGCCGTGAAGGCGATGATCTCGCGCTCACCGGCACCGGAGAAGGCGATCTGGATCGTGCCGGCGTGGCCGAAGGTCTTTCCGACCTCCACCAGGGTGCGCGCCGGGACGAGGGCAGTGGCCTCGACCTCTTCGCCGTCCCACGGCACGTCGCGGATCGAGACCCGGTAGCGGTCGGTCGCGACGAGGCTGAGGTTGTGACCGGAGACGGCGAGCTGCACACCCGTCAGCACCGGGGTGACGTCGTCGCGCGACGCAGCGAAGCCGACCTGCGCGATCGCGGTGCCGAAGTCGTCGGCGGGAACCACGCCGGAGGACCCGGAGACCTCGGGGATCGACGGATATTCCTCGACGGGCATGGCGGCGAGGGTGAATCGGGCGGAGCCGCACGTGACGGTGATCCCGCCGTCGTCCTCGACGGCGATCTCGATCGGAGCGTTCGGGAGGCGGCTGGCGATGTCGGAGAGCAGACGGCCGTGGACCAGGATCGTGCCCGGTGTCTCGACGGTGGCCTCGATGGTCGTGCGAGCGGATGCCTCGTAGTCGAACGCGGAGAGCGTGAGGCCCGAACCGTCTGCTTCGATCAGCACTCCGGCGAGGATCGGCTGCGGGTTCCGCTGGGGGAGGAGCTTGACGACGAACGACACTGCCTCGCTGAAGACATCGCGGTTGACCTGAAACCTCACGGGTGCTCCCTTGTCGTCGTTCTGTGACATGTCGTCGTCAGTCCTGCCGGTGCAGGGCTTCCCATGCTAGCCCCACAGTCCCGCGTATCCCTACGCTCGGAGGTTTTGTGATCCGCTCAGCGTTCTCCCCATCGTCTGGTGATCGGATCGCCGCTTCTAAGTGTTAACTCCTTAACGGTGTTAACCGCTGTGGATTCTGTGGATAACTCGGTGGAAAGCAGACGCGAGTAAGGAACTACACGGCTGTGACTTGTGGAAACCCTGAGGAATCCGCGGGTTCGGAGCATCCGACCCCTCTCCGACGTTCACGTAGTTATCCACAGGTTTGACGCCTGAGCCCACATTCGTCCCGATGGTTCGCTCGATCATCCACAAGTTATCCACATGTGCATAGAGGCATTTATCGGATGCTGCACAGGCGTGTCGAGACGACGAAAAGGGGGATACGGCACCGGAATCGGTGTCGTATCCCCCTCTACGGGCCTGCGTGCGGTCAGCGTCGGCCGAGCTGGGTCGTGATCTCGGTGACCTGGTTGTAGATCGAACGACGCTCCTTCATGAGCTCGCTGATCTTCTTGTACGCGTACATCACCGTCGTGTGATCCCGATTGCCGAAGAGCTGTCCGATCTTCGGCAGGGAGAGGCTGGTCCGCTCGCGGCAGAGGTACATCGCGATCTGGCGGGCGGTGGCGATCTGCTGCGAACGGCTCGAGCCGTAGAGATCGTCGACCGTCAGCTTGAAGTACTGAGCGGTCGCCGTGATGATGTCTGTCGGCGAGATGATGTTGTCCTCGGCCGTGTCGATGATGTCGCGCAGCACGGTCTGCGCGAGGGAGATGTCGAGCGACGACCGGTTGAGGCTCGCGAATGCGGAGACGCGGATGAGAGCGCCCTCGAGCTCGCGGATGTTCGAGGAGACGACGGTCGCGATGTATTCGAGGACCTCGTCGGGGATGTGGAGCGCCTCGCTCTGCGCCTTCTTCCGGAGGATCGCGATGCGGGTCTCGAGGTCGGGAGCCTGGACGTCGGTGATCAGACCCCACTCGAAGCGGCTGCGCATCCTGTCCTCGAAGCCGGTCAGGTGCTTCGGTGCGACATCGCTGGTGATGACCACCTGCTTGTTGTGGTCGTGGAGGGTGTTGAAGGTGTGGAAGAACGCCTCCTGCGTCTCGGCACGACCCTGCAGGAACTGGATGTCGTCGATGAGGAGGATGTCGACGTCGCGGTAGCGCGCCTGGAATGCCGCGCCGCGGTTGTTCGCGATCGAGTTGATGAAGTCGTTGGTGAACTCCTCGCTCGAGACGTAGCGCACCTTGACGCCGGCGTAGAGCGATTGGGCGTAGTCGCCGATCGCGTGCAGAAGGTGCGTCTTGCCGAGACCGGAGTCGCCGTAGATGAAGAGCGGGTTGTACGCCTTCGCCGGTGCCTCCGCGACAGCGACCGCTGCCGCATGGGCGAAGCGGTTGGACTGGCCGATGACGAAGTTGTCGAAGGTGTACTTCGGGTTCAGTCGCGATTCGTGCCGCAGCTGCGTGGGCTGCTCCATCGGGGACTCGACGCGCACGGGCTCGTGGCGACCGAAGTCCGCGACGGCGATCGGCGCGGTGGGCTGCTCGGCGAGCTCGTGGTTCACGACGACGCGATAAGAGGTGACCTCTTCACCGATGTGGGAGAGGGCCTCCATGATCGGCAGCCGCAGACGCTTGTTGATCTGTGCGGCGGTGAGATCGTTCGGGACCTCGAGATAGAGCGTCGCAGCCATCACACCTGCCGGAACCGCCAGGCTCAGGAAGCCCTGAAGCTGCGGGGTGACCCGGTCGTCGTCGACGAGGAGCTCCTGCACCGTGGTCCAGATCGGAACGTCGGGCTGGGCTGGTGAGGACATGACGCTCCGGACGGGGGATCGATGAGGGCTCCGACGTGCCGTGCCCCTGTGGATAACTTCGGTTGCCACGGTAGTCATCGCGGCTGGGAACGGCAACCTGCCCCGGGAATTCCGCGCGCGTGTCCTGCACTCCGGGCGCGCCTCGGTTGTGGATAATGGCTGTGCGGTTCGTGCAGGGTGCCGGCCTCCCCAGCGCGCAGATTTGCTCTGCGCGCCGGCAGGACGTACCCTTACTTGGTTGACTTATGCCATTTTTTTGGCAGTTCCCCATGTCTCCGGTCGCAGTGAACCCGGTGGCAGTATTCCCGGAGTGATTCCATGACTAAGCGCACTTTCCAGCCCAACAACCGTCGTCGCGCCAAGAAGCACGGCTTCCGCGCTCGCATGCGCACGCGCGCCGGCCGCGGCATCCTCGCTGCCCGCCGCGCGAAGGGCCGCACCGAGCTCTCCGCGTAGTCTGCTGTGCTCGCCCGCCCGTATCGGCTGACCCGCGGGAGCGACTATCGACTGGTCGTTCGTCGCGGATCGCGTTGTGGCGGGTCGAGCGTCATCACGTCGATGATGTCGACGGGTGAGAGCAGGGCTGCACGGTTCGGATTCATCATCAGCAAGCAGGTGGGCACCGCTGTGGTCCGCAATACCGTGCGTCGGCGTCTGAAAGCCGTCTGTGCGGATGCGCTCCCGCGCGTACCCGAGGGCACGGATGTCGTCATCCGTGCCCTTCCTGCATCCGCGACGGCGTCGTTCGCCGAACTCAGCGCGGATGTGAACCGCTGTCTCGGTCGGCTCGCGCCGGCATCGACGGCGGGTGCGTCATGACGGCGCTGCCGGCATCGTCGATCGGCTCGGCTCGGATGCAGTCACAGGACCTGCTGCGCAGCATCCCGCTGATTCCTCGCAATCTGGTGCTCGGGTTCCTCACCGCGTACCGCAAGACGATCTCCCCTCTGTATGGAGATGTCTGTGCCTACTACCCCTCCTGCTCCGCTTACGCTGTAGGTGCGGTGCAGCAGCACGGCGCCGTGCGGGGGACGTTGTCCTCTGCGTGGCGCATCCTCCGCTGCAATCCCTGGACTCGCGGCGGCGTCGATGACGTCCGTCCGCATGAACACTTCCGCTACGACCTGACTGCTCACGGTTTCGTCGTCCCTGCCCGAAAGGACTGAACGGTGGGTCTTGACCTTCTGCTCGCCAGCACCACCCCCAGCGATGCGCCCGCGGCGGGTGGCTTCGACCTGATCGGCACGATCCTGTGGCCGCTCAAGTGGGTCGTCGAGATGATCCTCGTCGCCTGGCACTGGCTTCTCACCGCGGTCGGTCTGCCCGCGGCATCCGGTCTGACCTGGGTGCTCTCGATCGTCGGGCTCGTCATCGTCGTCCGCGCTGCTCTGATCCCGCTCTTCGTGAAGCAGATCAAGAGCCAGCGAAAGATGATGGAAATTGCTCCTGAACTGCGGAAAGTCCAGGAGAAGTACCGCGGTAAGAAGGATCAGCTCTCTCGCGAGGCGATGAGCCGCGAGACCATGGGCCTGTATAAGAAGCACGGCACGACGCCGATGTCGAGCTGTCTTCCGCTGCTGGTGCAGATGCCGATCTTCTTCTCGCTCTTCAGCGTGCTGAGCGACGTCAAGAAGCATGCCGAGAACGAGCTCGGTGGTGTGGGGTTGCTCACCCCACAGCTCACCAAGGAGTTCTACGACGCCAAGCTGTTCGACGTCGCCTCGCTGCACGGAACGCTCGGCGATGCCGTCGACGCGGGCAACACCACGGCGATCATCATTCTGGTCACGCTCGTCGTCCTGATGATCGGTTCGCAGTTCTTCACCCAGCTGCAGATCATCTCGAAGAACCTGTCGCCCGAGGCCAAGACCGGCCAGGCGTACCAGATGCAGAAGATCATGCTCTACGTGCTGCCGCTCGGCTTCATCTTCTCGGGTATCTTCTTCCCGCTCGGTGTGGTCGTCTACTGGTTCATCTCGAACATCTGGACCATGGGCCAGCAGTTCCTCGTGATCCGCGAGATGCCGACTCCTGGGTCCGAAGCGGCGAAGGCTCGTGAAGAGCGTCTGGCGAAGAAGGGCAAGGCGATCGACTCGTCCGGCAAGGTCGTCCCGATGGCTGCCTACGAGGCGGAGCAGAAGCGTCTGCTCGACGAGGTGGAGAAGGCCAAGGCCGAGGCACCCAAGCGTCAGCAGCCGGTCGGCAAGAAGCGTGCGAAGAAGAAGGGGAGCGGTTCATGAGCGAGGTCGTGACCGAGACCACCGAACCGACGGTGGCACAGTTGGAGAACGAGGGCGACGTCGCCGCGGACTACCTCGAGGAGCTGCTCGACATCGCCGACATCGATGGCGATCTGAACCTGGATGTCCGCCAGGGCCGTGCGTATGTCTCGGTCGAAGCGGAGGGCGAAGGACTCGCGCTGCTCTCGGCGCCGGACACTGTGCAGGCACTTCAGGAGCTCACGCGTCTCGCGGTGCAGAACCGCACGGGCTCGTTCTCGCGTCTGATCCTCGACATCGGCGGATCACGCGACACGCGTCGCCGTCAGCTCGAGACGCTGGTGGACGCGGCGGCCGCGAAGCTCGACGAGGGATCCTCGCAGGCGTCGCTGCCTTCGATGTCGAGCTACGAGCGCAAGCTGGTGCACGACATCGCTGCGGACCGTGGCCTCGTCTCCGAGTCTTACGGCGAGGGCGCCGACCGGCACACGGTGCTTCGTCGCCGTTGATGTTTCACGTGAAACATCGAGTGGCGAGGAACCTGGTCGCGTGACGACGAACACGGATAGTGGTGAGCTCGAAGCCGAACCCGAGATCGCCGCTGAGCTCTTCGGTGATCGTATCGATGCGGCTCGATCCTTCACCGAGGCGCTGGCCCGGGAGGGGGAGGAGCGCGGCCTCATCGGTCCGCTCGAGCTTCCACGCCTGTGGACCCGGCACATTCTCAACAGCGTGGTCGCTGCGCCACTCTTCCACGGGTCCGTCGCGGACATCGGTTCCGGTGCCGGCCTGCCGGGTCTGGTACTGGCGATCGCACGGCCTGACGTGCAGTGGACGCTGATCGAGCCCATGGAGCGACGGATCACCTGGCTCAACGAGCAGGTCTCCACTCTCGGGCTCGACAATGTCGATGTCGTGCGTGCCCGGGCGGAGGACGTGCGCCCCGCCGAGGGCTTCGACGTCGTCACGGCGCGAGCGGTTAGTGCACTCCGCACGCTCATCCCTCTGACGGCACCCCTCGTGCGGGACGGGGGAGAGCTCACGCTCCTCAAGGGTATGAACGTCGGCAATGAGATCGACGCTGCTCAGAAGCAGATCAAGAAGTTCCGGCTGTCCGACGTACGCGTCGAGGTGCTGGGCGAGGGCGTGCTCCTCGAGACCACGCGAGTCGTGCGGGCCGTCGTTCGCTGATTCGGGGGGATGTTTCACGTGAAACATCGCTCAGCTGTCTTTCGATAGTTCCTCGTGGGCGTGAGCGGGATCACTCCCTTCGTTCGCAGAGCGGGCACCCTCCCCGCAAGCGGGGACCCCTCCCGATGCTCACGCCGGGAGTGATCCCGCACTCGCGGACCAGCGTGCATGCAGTGCTTGAGTGCGAGGTCGGTCTTGATGGCTGGGGCTGGCGTCGCCACGGGTTCTGTTGTCCTATTAGAAGCATGCGTGTGGAACGAGTGGTGCCGATCCTGACCGTGACGGATGTCGCAAGTGCCGTGGAGACGCATCGGCGCGTGCTGGGGATGTCGGTGGTCATGGACCATGGATGGATCGTGACCCTCGCGGATGAGGCCGGGCGACAGCTGAGCGTCATGACTCGTGACGCGTCCGCTGCGGTGAACCCGGATGTCTCGGTCTTCGTGGATGACGTAGGGGAGGCACTGCGCCAGGCCATCGCCGCCGGTGCGGAGATCGTGCATCCGCTGACGGACGAACCCTGGGGAGTCACCCGCTTCTTCTACAGGGACGCCGGTGGGAGCGTCATCAACGTCGGCACGCACGCGGAGCCCTCTGCTCCGCAGTAGGGTGCCCTCGCGGTTTCGCCGCGCCTGCATCTGTGTGACGGAGGCGCACACGAGGAGACCAGCCGCCCGTGCTCGATGTTTCACGTGAAACATCGAATTGCGAGCAGGTCAGGGGTCTCGCGTACCAAGCCGCGCCCGCCATGGACTCGAGGATCGGCGGTACAGGGGACTCTCGACGTGCCGGAAAAACGTCCCTCCCTGAACGCTGGGTGCGCTCGTGCATGGATGCGGTTCTGATGCGCGCCCGTACGGGAACCATGTGACTGTGGAGGGTACGTCTGGCACCCGCTCCATATCTAGCGTTTCACGTGAAACATCTCCAGTACTCACCTTTCCTGACGCGCAGGAGAGTGGGTACGGATGTCTGCAGTCCTGCGCGAGGGAATGAACCGCGTGATCGCGGGACCGAGCGCTCGATGGGTGTGTGAAAGAGGAGGGGCTTCCGAACCGGGGAATTCTGATGGGGGACCGGCGAGCATTCCGCGACCTTCCGCTCGCGGATGGGCAAGATCTGCACGGGGGTACCTCGACTACGTGACTCACTGACGTGAGGCGACTGAGGAGTCCCGCGCGAGGACCGGGCGACGATGAGCCGCGAGCACTCCGTTTCACGTGAAACATGTCCCGGAGTCGCTCCGGCGTGCGCTCGCGTGATTCCTCGGGTGGAGGTGGCCTACCCCTCCAAGCCTCAGGAGTCGCTTCACAGGAGGATGATCAGCGACCGTAGGATGTGGAGGTCGCGAGAGGTGACCGTCGAGAGACGACTGGGCTCGCCGGTGATATCCACCAAGGCGACGCTCTTCAAGTGCAGCCTTCATGGAACCGTGATGGTGGTGGGCCGCTGGGACGGGTAGGCCATGCGAGCACGCTCATGGTCACGTCAAGCACAACCTCCGTCATGGGTTGCGAGCCGCAGCTCGAGGAGCGCGTGACAGTGCAGGTGGGGGAGGGCCACGGCTGACAGCACGACGCCGAGGCTTCGCGAACACCCCGTTTCACGTGAAACATGTGTCGGTTTCCGCCTGCTGCGCTTCGAATCGAGGCGTGAATGCGCCGATCGCCGACACGGACATCCGCGGTTCCCCGCGTGGGACAGACGTCGGCGCCACGAATGTCGGGGGACCGACCCCTGCACCCCGAGGGCACCGCGGGAAAGCGCTCAGGGCGTCACCCGACGAGCCTCGGAGACCGCCGGTAAGTCCAAGGTCGTCTCCTGCGATTAGAGTGGTACGCGGCCCCGAAAGGAGTGGATGTTTCACGTGAAACAATCCGAGAAGGCATCATCGAACGAATCGTTCGGGATGGACACGCCGCTCGCGCGGGAACTCGCCGACCTCTCCGCTCGGCGCCGTGCGCTTGAAGCCGCGAAGGTCGAGTTCACCGGGGAGACCCGCGTTCTGACGGTGTCGAACCAGAAGGGCGGAGTGGGCAAGACGACCACGGCCGTCAACGTCGCATCCGCGCTCGCCGGCCTGGGTGCCAAGGTGCTGGTCATCGACCTCGATCCGCAGGGCAATGCGTCCACGGCTCTCGGAGTCCCGCACAGCGCGGAGGTTCCCAGCATCTATGACGTGCTCATCGAGGAGTTCCCGCTCGCGGACATCGTGCAGCAGAGCCCGGAGGATCCCAACCTCTTCTGTGCTCCGAGCACGATCCACCTCGCCGGCGCGGAGATCGAGCTCGTCGCCCAGGTCGCGAGGGAGCATCGTCTGCGTCGTGCCCTCGAGGACTACCTCGTCGACAGCCCGATGGACTTCGTCATCATCGACTGCCCTCCGTCGCTGGGGCTGCTGACGATCAACGCCTTCACGGCGGCATCCGAGGTTTTCATCCCGATCCAGTGCGAGTACTACGCGCTGGAGGGTCTGAGTCAGCTGCTCGGCAGCATCCAGATGATCCAGAAGCACCTGAATCCCTCGCTGCACCTCTCGACCATCCTCCTGACGATGTTCGATGGGCGAACCCGCCTGGCCCAGCAGGTGGCGGATGAGGTGCGCACCCACTTCCCGACGCAGGTGCTGGAGACCGTCATTCCGCGCTCGGTGCGGGTGTCGGAGGCGCCGAGCTTCGGCCAGACGGTGATCGCCTACGATGGGCAGTCCGCCGGAGCGATCGCGTATCGCGAGGCCGCTGTCGAGATCGCGTCGCGCACAGCGACGCAGAGCAAGGAGAAATGATGGCGAAGCGCACTGGACTGGGCCGGGGCATCGGCGCCCTGATTCCGACGGCCGATCAGGCGGAGCGTCCTGTCGACGTGTTCTTCCCGGGCGCGAACCTCCGTCCGAGCGATGACCAGGTCAGCACGGTCGCGCGTGAGCAGGAGGAGCTCGCAGCCGTTCCCGGCATCCATCTCGTGCAGGTCGATCCGAACAAGATCGTGCCGAACCCTCGGCAGCCGCGCACGCACTTCAACCCCGAGGACCTCGCGGAGCTGGTGCACAGCGTTCGCGAGTTCGGTGTGCTGCAGCCCGTCGTCGTGCGGAAGAACTCCGACGGCGAGTACGAGCTCATCATGGGGGAGCGGCGAACCCGCGCTGCTCGTGAGGCGGGGCTCGACACGATCCCCGTGATCGTCCGCGAGACCGCGGACGAGGACCTTCTCCGCGACGCGCTCCTCGAGAACCTGCACCGCTCCGAGCTCAACCCTCTGGAAGAGGCATCCGCCTACCAGCAGCTCCTCGAGGACTTCGGCATCACGCAGGAGGAGCTCGCGACGCGCATCGGGCGGTCGCGGCCGCAGATCAGCAACACGATCCGCCTCCTCAAGCTCCCGGTCCCGGTGCAGCAGCGGGTCGCGGCCGGCGTGCTCACCGCCGGTCACGCCCGCGCGATCCTCAGCCTGGAGACCCCCGAGGCGATGCAGCGGCTGGCTGACAAGGTCGTGAACGAGGATCTCTCCGTGCGTGCCACGGAAGAGGTCGCGAAGTCGCAGCCGGCCGACGCGGGGAAGACCCCGAAGCCGACTCCCGGGGCGCGACGCGCCTACCTCGACGAGGTCGCCGGCAAGCTCGGGGACCGCCTGAACACGCGCGTGAAGATCGCACTGGGTGCCCGTAAAGGCCAGGTCACGATCGATTTCGCGTCGATCCAGGATCTGAACCGGATTCTCGAGGAGCTCGGCGAAAAGGGATACGGCCGCAGCTGACCCACCCCCAGCGGCAGATGCAGGCCTAGACTCGCGTCAGATGATGTCGAGGAGGGGCACAATGTCGCGCACACAACCCGGATCAGCCGTTCGAGGCCGCGTCATCGCGGTCAGCATCGCCGCCGCTCTCGGCGGCTTCCTGTTCGGTTTCGACACCGCCGTGATCAACGGTGCGGTCGACGCTCTGGCCGGCAGTCAGTCGGGCTTCGACCTCAACGTCGGGCTCAAGGGATTCGCCGTGTCGTCGGCGCTGATCGGCTGTGCTGTCGGAGCCTGGTTCGCCGGCCCGCTCGCCAACCGTTTCGGGCGCATCCCGGTGATGGTCGTGGCTGCGGTCCTCTTCCTGCTCTCATCCCTCGGCTCCGGCTTCGCGTTCGGAGTCATCGATCTCATCTTCTGGCGCGTCATCGGCGGCCTCGGCGTCGGCGCGGCATCCGTCATCGCTCCGGCCTACATCGCCGAGGTCTCCCCGGCGCACATCCGCGGACGCCTGGGATCGCTCCAGCAGTTGGCCATCGTCACCGGTATCTTCATCGCGCTGCTCTCCGACGCCATGCTCGCCAACGTCGCCGGGGGAGCGGCAGAGCCGCTCTGGGGACTGGATGCCTGGCGCTGGATGTTCATCGCCGGCGCCGTCCCCTCGATCGTCTACGGCGTCATGTCGATGAGGCTTCCCGAGTCTCCGCGCTACCTCGTCGCGAAGGGCGAGATCGAGAAGGCGTCCGAGGTGCTGACGACGGTCACGGGAGCCGTTGACGTCAAGGCGAAGATCGCCGAGATCACCGGCACCCTCAACACCGAGCGCTCCGAGTCGTTGAGGGATCTGCGCGGCAACCGCCTCGGGCTGAAGCCGATCGTGTGGGTCGGCATCCTGCTGTCGGTGTTCCAGCAGTTCGTGGGCATCAACGTGATCTTCTACTACTCCACGACTTTGTGGCAGTCGGTCGGGTTCGGGGAGTCGGAAGCCCTGTTGATCACGGTCATCACCTCGGTGACGAACATCGTGGTCACGATCATCGCGATCCTGCTCGTCGACCGCGTCGGTCGGCGCATCATGCTCCTGGTGGGCTCGGTCGGCATGACCCTGACGCTCGGGCTGATGGCACTCGCGTTCTCGTTCGGCACGTTGGATGCCCAGGGGGCGGTCACGCTGCCCGATCCGTGGTCGACGGTCGCACTGATCTGCGCGAACGGCTTCGTGGTGTTCTTCGGCGCCACCTGGGGCCCGCTGGTGTGGGTGCTGCTGGGGGAGATGTTCCCCAACTCGATCCGTGCCGGCGCCCTCGCCGTCGCCGCGGCAGCGCAGTGGGTCGCGAACTTCTTCATCTCGACGACGTTCCCGGCGTTCTCGGCGATCGGTCTCCCGTTCGCCTACGGGTTTTACGCGTTCTTCGCCCTGCTGTCGTTCTTCTTCGTGTACTTCAAGGTCGCGGAGACCAAGGGCAAAGAGCTCGAG
Coding sequences within it:
- a CDS encoding protein jag, giving the protein MSEVVTETTEPTVAQLENEGDVAADYLEELLDIADIDGDLNLDVRQGRAYVSVEAEGEGLALLSAPDTVQALQELTRLAVQNRTGSFSRLILDIGGSRDTRRRQLETLVDAAAAKLDEGSSQASLPSMSSYERKLVHDIAADRGLVSESYGEGADRHTVLRRR
- a CDS encoding ParB/RepB/Spo0J family partition protein translates to MAKRTGLGRGIGALIPTADQAERPVDVFFPGANLRPSDDQVSTVAREQEELAAVPGIHLVQVDPNKIVPNPRQPRTHFNPEDLAELVHSVREFGVLQPVVVRKNSDGEYELIMGERRTRAAREAGLDTIPVIVRETADEDLLRDALLENLHRSELNPLEEASAYQQLLEDFGITQEELATRIGRSRPQISNTIRLLKLPVPVQQRVAAGVLTAGHARAILSLETPEAMQRLADKVVNEDLSVRATEEVAKSQPADAGKTPKPTPGARRAYLDEVAGKLGDRLNTRVKIALGARKGQVTIDFASIQDLNRILEELGEKGYGRS
- the yidD gene encoding membrane protein insertion efficiency factor YidD gives rise to the protein MTALPASSIGSARMQSQDLLRSIPLIPRNLVLGFLTAYRKTISPLYGDVCAYYPSCSAYAVGAVQQHGAVRGTLSSAWRILRCNPWTRGGVDDVRPHEHFRYDLTAHGFVVPARKD
- a CDS encoding ParA family protein — encoded protein: MDTPLARELADLSARRRALEAAKVEFTGETRVLTVSNQKGGVGKTTTAVNVASALAGLGAKVLVIDLDPQGNASTALGVPHSAEVPSIYDVLIEEFPLADIVQQSPEDPNLFCAPSTIHLAGAEIELVAQVAREHRLRRALEDYLVDSPMDFVIIDCPPSLGLLTINAFTAASEVFIPIQCEYYALEGLSQLLGSIQMIQKHLNPSLHLSTILLTMFDGRTRLAQQVADEVRTHFPTQVLETVIPRSVRVSEAPSFGQTVIAYDGQSAGAIAYREAAVEIASRTATQSKEK
- the yidC gene encoding membrane protein insertase YidC encodes the protein MGLDLLLASTTPSDAPAAGGFDLIGTILWPLKWVVEMILVAWHWLLTAVGLPAASGLTWVLSIVGLVIVVRAALIPLFVKQIKSQRKMMEIAPELRKVQEKYRGKKDQLSREAMSRETMGLYKKHGTTPMSSCLPLLVQMPIFFSLFSVLSDVKKHAENELGGVGLLTPQLTKEFYDAKLFDVASLHGTLGDAVDAGNTTAIIILVTLVVLMIGSQFFTQLQIISKNLSPEAKTGQAYQMQKIMLYVLPLGFIFSGIFFPLGVVVYWFISNIWTMGQQFLVIREMPTPGSEAAKAREERLAKKGKAIDSSGKVVPMAAYEAEQKRLLDEVEKAKAEAPKRQQPVGKKRAKKKGSGS
- the rsmG gene encoding 16S rRNA (guanine(527)-N(7))-methyltransferase RsmG, which gives rise to MTTNTDSGELEAEPEIAAELFGDRIDAARSFTEALAREGEERGLIGPLELPRLWTRHILNSVVAAPLFHGSVADIGSGAGLPGLVLAIARPDVQWTLIEPMERRITWLNEQVSTLGLDNVDVVRARAEDVRPAEGFDVVTARAVSALRTLIPLTAPLVRDGGELTLLKGMNVGNEIDAAQKQIKKFRLSDVRVEVLGEGVLLETTRVVRAVVR
- a CDS encoding VOC family protein → MRVERVVPILTVTDVASAVETHRRVLGMSVVMDHGWIVTLADEAGRQLSVMTRDASAAVNPDVSVFVDDVGEALRQAIAAGAEIVHPLTDEPWGVTRFFYRDAGGSVINVGTHAEPSAPQ